In Methanothermobacter tenebrarum, the sequence AAGATAGGCCTCACCATGAGACAGCCAGGACTTGGAAGGCTTGAATGGATAGAAGAAGAGAAGAGGAAGAGTAAAAAATGACCCTCAAAGCTTGCACTAAGTGTAAGAAGATCACAGAGGAAGAACGCTGCCCAGATTGTGGAGGATTAACATCTACCAATTGGAGTGGAGTGCTCATCATAATCAACCCCGAAAACTCCAGGATAGCCAAGGAACTTGCCATCACCAAACCTGGTGAATATGCTTTAAGGGTCAGATAAAGTGTTAATCCTACCAAGAAAATTAAGGAAAAAATTAAAGGAACCATTCGGGAGACTATACCCATCACCCAAGGAAGCGCCCATACCAAAGGGTGCATTCATAATCTCAGTAGGTGATGTTACAACACACAGACTACTCCAGACAGGTTTAAAACCCCGCCTAGCCATAATAGATAATCGCATTCAGAGAAGAGCCTCAAATTACAGGATCCAATATGATGCCAAAATCCTAAAATGTGAAAACCCACCAGCCACCATAACAGATGAACTCTGGACAAGTATAAAAAAGGCCATAAATTCAGGGGATAATTTCCTTATCATAGTAGATGGTGAAGAGGACCTCGCAGTCTTACCATCGATCATATTAGCACCACCAGATGCCATTATATTATACGGACAACCCAATAAGGGGGTTGTCCTAGTCAAAGCAGAAAAGATGAAAGAAAAAGCAGAAAACCTAATCAGAGAATTTAAGGAGGTAAAAGAGGATGGAGATCAGAATAACCGATGAAAAGGAGAACCCACTCCTTTCAAGGACTGAGATAAAATTCGAATGCCTATATCATGGGGAGCCAACACCAAAAATACTCGAAGTTAAAAAGAAACTAGTCGCAATGCTAAACACTAATAAAGATCTTCTAGTTATAGACACCCTAAAACCATACTTTGGAGAAGGCAAAGCAGAAGGATATGCAAAACTCTACCAAGACAAGAAAGCACTAGAAAAGATCGAACCAAAACATATCATAGAAAAAAACCTAGAAGAGAAAGCGGAAACCGAGGGAGAAGAATGAGCAAATATAAATTATATGAAGTCAAAGAAGACAAGATCAAGAGGAAGAACCCATTCTGTCCCAGATGCTCAAGTGGGGTTTTCATGGCCGACCATGGGGACAGATACGCGTGTGGAAGATGCGGGTACACCCAATGGAAAAACAGGTAGAGGATGGAGGATAATTGAACATTAGAGGTGGCAGACTACAAAAAAAGATGGATGAAGAAGCTGCCAAATTCACATCATCCCTAAAATTTGACCACCACATATTCCACGCTGATATAAAATGTAACATAGCCCACACCAGGATGCTAGCCCAAGAGGGTATAATAGACAAAAAAACAGCCCACAGGATAATAAAAGTCCTAGAAGAACTCGAAAAAGAGGGTATAGAAGCCCTAGATTTAGATCCCTCAGTTGAAGACATCCACATGGCTATAGAAGAATATGTCACAGAAAAAATAGGAGAAGAAGCCGGTTTCATGCACACAGGGAAATCGAGAAACGACCAAGTAGCAACAGACCTCAGACTCGCCCTCAAAGAAAAAATACGAGAAATACAAAAAGAACTACTACACTTCATCAAAGTCCTGGTTAAGATGGCTGAAGACCATAAAGAGACTATCATAGTAGGTTATACGCATCTTCAACATGCCCAGGTCACAACCCTCGCACACCACCTACTCGCATACACCCATGCACTTAAAAGAGACTATGAACGTCTAAAAGACACCTATAGGCGGGTTGATGTTAACCCCCTTGGTTCCGGTGCCTTGACAACAACTAGCTTCCCAATAAACAGAAAACTCACAACGAGACTATTAGGATTTAGTGACTACATGGAAAATTCAATGGATGCTGTAAGTAGCCGGGACTTCATTGCAGAGACCATATTCGATCTCTCAATGATAGCCACGAACCTGAGCAGAATCTGTGAAGAGATAATACTCTGGAGTAGTTACGAATTCCATCTAATAGAATTGGCTGATGAATTCTCATCAACATCATCTATAATGCCCCAGAAGAAAAACCCAGATGTTGCTGAGATAGCCAGGGCCAGGACA encodes:
- a CDS encoding 30S ribosomal protein S27ae, producing MSKYKLYEVKEDKIKRKNPFCPRCSSGVFMADHGDRYACGRCGYTQWKNR
- a CDS encoding GTP-dependent dephospho-CoA kinase family protein; this translates as MLILPRKLRKKLKEPFGRLYPSPKEAPIPKGAFIISVGDVTTHRLLQTGLKPRLAIIDNRIQRRASNYRIQYDAKILKCENPPATITDELWTSIKKAINSGDNFLIIVDGEEDLAVLPSIILAPPDAIILYGQPNKGVVLVKAEKMKEKAENLIREFKEVKEDGDQNNR
- the spt4 gene encoding transcription elongation factor subunit Spt4; this encodes MTLKACTKCKKITEEERCPDCGGLTSTNWSGVLIIINPENSRIAKELAITKPGEYALRVR
- a CDS encoding 30S ribosomal protein S24e — protein: MEIRITDEKENPLLSRTEIKFECLYHGEPTPKILEVKKKLVAMLNTNKDLLVIDTLKPYFGEGKAEGYAKLYQDKKALEKIEPKHIIEKNLEEKAETEGEE
- the argH gene encoding argininosuccinate lyase; translated protein: MNIRGGRLQKKMDEEAAKFTSSLKFDHHIFHADIKCNIAHTRMLAQEGIIDKKTAHRIIKVLEELEKEGIEALDLDPSVEDIHMAIEEYVTEKIGEEAGFMHTGKSRNDQVATDLRLALKEKIREIQKELLHFIKVLVKMAEDHKETIIVGYTHLQHAQVTTLAHHLLAYTHALKRDYERLKDTYRRVDVNPLGSGALTTTSFPINRKLTTRLLGFSDYMENSMDAVSSRDFIAETIFDLSMIATNLSRICEEIILWSSYEFHLIELADEFSSTSSIMPQKKNPDVAEIARARTANLYSNLMGVLGILKGLPYTYNRDLQEITPHLWDAMRTCYDMIRIVRRMLSTVKIDKKRGFELAVSNFATATDLADTIVKEKKIPFRTAHQIVGRLINNLISEGLSPLDVDSNLLDKVSMEIIGEKLGLDDDIIKRALDPRENVKMRNVPGGPSPRMVDASIKRLRTYIKEELKSLH